AGTATGGAGGAATTAATATGACTAATGATTTAATATTGGTTTTAAAAAGAAATAATGCTTCAGTAAAGGAAAGATGTACTATATGCAAGAACTATATGAAAAATCCAATACCTGTAGGAGTTTTTATAGAAGGAACATTTGAGCCAGTATGTTTTGATTGTACAAAAGAACATGATGCAGACCTTGCAAAAGCAATAAATAGACTTTATGAATGATATGAATATATGATAGATAAAAAATACCTGCGAATTGCAGGTTTTTTATTTTGTATCTAATTAATCAACAACCTATATAGAAGTTGATACTATCAAACAATTTATTAATAAATTGCTTGTTTATCAGGGATAAATTCGACAATAAAAAACCTATTCCTAAAATTTCTTGATAATTAACAGTATATTTATTTAACATAGTAGAGTGATTGTATATTTGGTTTTTAATAAAATTACTAAGGAGTTGAGTTTCTTGACAAAAGTAGATGATAAATGTCAATTTTGTGGAAATCATAGTGATGAATATTTTCCTGTTTTAGTACAGTTAGGAGAAGGAGTTGCCAATGCATGTAGGAGTTGTGCTATTAAAATAGGGATTATTGAACCTTCTAAAGAAGAATTGTTAGGAGGATTTGAAATCAGTTCACCAAAGGAAATTTACAATATTATAGATGAATTTGTTATTGGCCATAAGAAAGCAAAAAAAACTTTGGCGACTGAAATATTTAAACATTATCTTCGCTTATTAAATGAAGATTGGTTAATTGAAAATAATAAGAGAGTAAAAAAGAGTAATATTTTAATGCTAGGACCAACTGGTGTTGGAAAAACTTATTTAGCACAAACTCTTGCTAATTCAATAGGAGTACCTTTCGCAATTGCCGATGCAACAACCCTTACAGAAACGGGCTATGTTGGTGAAGATGTTGAAAATATTATACACACATTACTTATGCAATGTGATTTTGATGTTAAAAAAGCAGAAGTAGGTATTGTTTATATTGACGAAATAGATAAATTAGCAATGAAGGGTGAGAACATGTCCCTTACTCGTGATGTAAGTGGAGAAGGTGTTCAGGAAGGACTCCTTAAACTCTTGGAAGGGCATAAGGTTAGAGTTCCTGCAAACGGAGGAAGAAAACATCCTCAACAACAAATGATTGAGGTGGACACCTCTAACATTTTGTTTATTGCAGGAGGAGCATTTACTGGTATAGAAGATATTGTAAAAAGAAGAATAAAAGGTAAAAAAGAATTAGGCTTCGGGGCTAATGTTTCTTCTAATAATGTTAATTATAGTGATAGTGAAATTAGAAAAATGATTTCAGTGGATGATCTTTTAAAATATGGATTCAAAAGAGAGTTTGTTGGAAGATTCCCTAAAATAGCAAGTCTTGAATACTTAGAGGCTGAAGATTTAATTAATATTCTAAAAGCAAGACATGGCGTATTAGAAGAATATGAGGCTATTTTTGAACTAATGAATAAAAAACTATTTATTACCAATGAGGCCTTACTTGAAATAGCCAACAAAGCACTTGAAAGAGAAACAGGTGCTAGAGCATTAAAAAGCATTATGGAAGAAATTATGGAAGATATATTATTTGAGGCTCCATCGGAAGATGCTATTGAGTATATTATTTCAGACAATGATATAAAGAAATTCTATAACGAATCTTTAATAAAAATCGCTTAATGGAAGGAGATAAAAAGGATGTTAGAAAGGGCTATTAGAAAAATTCAAGATTGGTATGGAGGATATCTTCAAGAATATGAAATTTTAGAAGAAAATGATGGTCAGATAATATTTTTAATTAGCAGTTCAGGTAATTATTATTCTGTTGAAATTGCGAGAGTCTTTGCGGTAGGTGACAACATGGAAATTAGTATAGATCAAAAAATTGATGGTCTTGATGGATTTTTTGACTTACTAATACCATTTGCTAAAAAACTAATTGAACTTGGCAAAATATCATAATTTTAAAGTCCCTGCTCTAAACAGGGACTTTTATAATTTCGTTAATAATATATGTTATGTTAAATGTAACAAATATTTAAAGGAGTGGTTTTATGGAATCAGGGCTTTTAACTTCATATATGTTTATCAATACTTTTAGTATGTTTGTATTTCTTATGCTTTCAGATGTAATTATATATGATGCACATAAAATACTTAATGACATGAAAAATGGTATAAAGGTATGGCATTTAATAGTAATTATCCTAACAACAATTATATACATGCCACTAATACTATTTTTAGGGATATTGTTTTTTGCATTTGATGTTTTATCAAAGGATACATGCAGCCATTTTTTAAAAAAAATATTTAATAGGATAAATAGGTTTTTAAATAAAAAAATAATTAAATGCAAGTAGGAGGAATACTTATGGATGAGCCTAAAAAGTATTTAGTTGATAATGTAAAGAATAGAAGTGAATATATTGATTTTATGGATAATCTTGAAACATATAAAACTGTATTAGGAGAAGATGCATTTGATGATATATCTATGCTAGTTAAAATGAGAGAAGATATTTCACAGTTATTATCAAAGATATATGGAACATCTATTAAATCATATCTCAAAGAGTTATTAGAAGATTATCATGACGACATATTAATATATACAAATTATAATTATGCTTCTATAAATTATTCTTATGATAAAATATTATCTTTTTATATACAAGAAGAAAGGATGCTTTATGTTCCTTACTGTGGGCTTTTGGATATTGATTTTGAAAATAGAGTAATTATTGTTTATGATTTAAAAGAACAATATAATGATGCTTATGAAAAGCAATTATCTAGTATTGAATATAAAATTAATAAAATTAATCTTTTAAAAGAAAAATTAAATAAATTAAAAACAAAAAAAGGGTCTATTATGGAAATGAATAAAGAAATATATAGTAGATATTCTATTGATAGAAATATTAGCCTCTTTAAAACCTTAATAAAGACTACTCTTTGCTATTTAATAAAAAAGTATAGAATTAAATTATTAAATGCTTTTGATGACCTTGTTAGAAAAGATGAAGAATATATTCAAATACAAATAATTCAATTAAAAAAACTTCAAGAAAAAACTTACTTAGAAATTTATGAAGAAATGTGTAATCTTCAAAATGAAATTGTAGAAAGGCTACAGGTTTTAAATTTTAAAGTTGAAATAAAAAATAGATAAATGTTATATTATTTAAAAGTTTTTTATTAAGAAGATAGAGAGGAATGTTATTATGAATAAAACGGTACTAATAATAGATGGAACAAATATTATGCATAGAAATCATTTTGCTTATCCAGAGGCTCTTACTGATGGCAAAGGAAATAGAACAGGGGCTATATTCGGAACAATAAAGCATTTAAAGAAGTTTGCAGATGAACTTAAACCTATTCAAATGTATATATGCACCGACATAAGTCGTAATACATTTAGGACAGATATTTATAGTGAATATAAGGCAACTAGAGGAGAAACGGACCCTGCACTTAAAGCACAAATGCCATTGCTTGAGGAATTTTGTGAATATGCAAATATTCCTTATCTTAAAATGCAGGGATTTGAGGCTGATGACTTGATAGGCTCTCTTGCTAAAAATACAGCAAAGTTTGGTTTTAATCCTGTTGTTATTTCAGGTGATAAAGATGTATTTCAATTAATAGATGAAGATATTAATGTAATGTATGTTTCTCAAAAAGGACTTGTAAAATATGACTTAGAACAACTTAAAGAAAAGTATAGTGGTTTAACTCCAGAACAATTTTTAGAACTTAAAGCATTAATGGGAGATAAATCTGACAACATTCCCGGTGTGCCGAATGTGGGAGAGAAAACAGGTATTAAACTATTAAAAGAATTTGGAAGCATTGATGAAATATACAATCGTATTGATGAATTAAAAGGAAAGCAAAGAGAAAGATTGATTGAGAATAGAGATATTGCATATCTATCTAAAAAACTTGCTACAATTGTTACAGATCTTGATTTAGATTACAATAACTACTTTGAAGTGCTGACCGAAATTGATTTTTCTTTTAATAATAACGAAGTACAAGAGTTCTTTAAGAGATTAAATATCGAACAGATTAAATAATTAGAAAAAGCCTCTGATGTTTCAGAGGTTTTTTATTTGAATTCATTTATTATCCTTATATAAAATTCTATTAAATTATATGGACATTATTAATTGAGGGAGGCATTTTAATGAATGATAAATTAATATATAAAACTATACTCTTAGATGATTATGTTCTTAGTTTAATAGGGTTTTATTTAAAGGAATCCTATGTATGCAATATAAGCGAATTACACATTAGAAAGGACCTAATAACCTTGGTATTTCTTAAAGATGAAATTATAGCCTTCTATGTATTGAAAGATTTTAACCAAATTAATTTGAGTTCATGAGGTGTTCCAATAGATGTAAACGAATACCTAGCAGAACAAGGGTGTGCTAAAGCAGGTTACTACCTTATTGGTTATTATATGTTGCATAAAAATTTAATGAAAGAAGGATGCAAAATGAGAAGAATAGAAGAATTACAAGAGCAAGAAAGTCAGAGAGAAATTTATATTATAGAAAATAAAATAGATGATTCTACAAAAAGTCTTTATATAGAATATGTAACACAGGGCATATGTAAGAGAAGTATCACAGACGAAGTTTCTAATAATTTAAGACAAAGATTTAATGAAGGATGGGTATGTGATGATGCTTTGTCTTATTCTGAAGATTATAATGACATTATGAATGAGTATAAGAGAAAAGTGCAGGACTACCCTTGGAGTAAATATAGGATAGTTAAAGCAAATTGTGTTTGTCATGAAAGTTACGGTATAGCACTAACTGATTTCAATTATGAACGCTTAGAGATACTGCCAATAACACAGACATTAAAGACTTTTTTATTAATTCAAAGGTGCATACCTTTTAGAAAACTTAGGGAGTATTTAGTGAATAGGATGATAAACTAAGGGAGGCCATATTAATATGAATATACACAATCAGATTGTAAATTTAAAAGCAGCAGCAGAAGGAAAACGAGTTCTTGTAATTGGGCATAAGATCACAGATGTTGATTCTTATATATCTTCAATATTGATGGCTAATCTATTAAAGAAAGAAGGAGTCAATGCTAAAGCCATACTTCTCATAGATTATAATAATGTAGATGATATAACAAAATTGGTAGTGGAAAAATTAAGGTGTGAAAAATTAGATAGAGAAGATGTATTTGACAGTGATTTACTGTTTTTAGTAGATCATAATAATCCATTTGAATCTTATAAAGAGGCTAGACCTAATCAAATAATAGGGATAGTAGATCACCATCAAGATGAGAAGACAAATGCAATCTTTAAGAGAGTCGAGGCAGCAGGTTCTACAACAAAGATAATTTACGACATATATAATGAGTTGAAATATGAACTGAGTTATGAAGATAAGATTAAGATTTTATATTCATTGGCAGTAGATACTTGTGCATTAATGAGTAGTAAGGCTAAAAATGAAGATAAAGAATTGGCTCAAAAGTTGATTAAAGAATTAAACATAAGTATGGACACAATAAAAAAAGATACGATCTTTGAAACAGATCTTTCTAAATCTCCTTATGGTTTATTAAAAAATGGTTTTAAAGAATATGATATTAATGGACTTAGAATCGGATCCTGTTATGTAGAGTATTTTGGAGATACTTATGAAAAAATAAAAAAAATAGATAAAATAATGAAAGAAATGAAAAAGATTGTCTTAAACGATGTAAACTTTAATGGATATGTATTAATATTTAAAGATTTTCAAATGGGAAAAACTAGGGTCTATAATATTTACAATAAAAAAATTATAAAAATGACGTTTAATTATATAGCCTCTAGAGGCTCAACAATAATGCCAATAGTGAGAGAAGATATAACAATGCATAATCTAAAGCCTTCTAAAAAACTTGATTTCACATAAACATTATGAGTAAATCTTTAGTAGTTCAAGTTTCACATAATTCTTTAAAAGCGAATTAAGGGAAGTCAAAATGACTTCCCTTAAAATTTATATATTTTCAACACTATACTAAAACATAGTCGAATATTTGATTCCAATAATAAAAATGATTATAGTATGTAAATGATAAAATTGATGAAAAAATATAGAAAGAAGGAGTGATGCTTGATGAAATATGGAGTGAAGAAGATGATATTCATTATGTTATCTACAGGATTGATACTCGCAGGTTGTAATGCCAATAATCAAAATTTAAATAAAGATAAAAGAGATTTTAAACTAGATACAACACAAGATATAGGTATTGAAATGTCTATAGAAAAAGACAATCAAGTAAGTGCAGTTTCAGGGGTAAAGGAAGAATACAATAAAGAAATGGCAGAACTTTTCCCAACAAAAGAGGGTACTACTTGGTATTATCAAGGACTTGCTGAATATGGGCATGTTATGACTCTTAAAAAAGTTACTAATGAAGGAAGTAAACTGATGTTAGATATAGAAGGTTATCTCGATGATGCAGTAGAGGAAGCAAAGCCAGATGGACCAAGATCATTTAAACTTCAATATGTAATTGATAAAGATGGAGTTACAGAACATATTTTATATAATGCGACTAAAGAAAAAACTTTTTATTCAACATCTATTATTCCTGACAAAGTAATCTTAAATGGATCATTAGAAGTAGGAACTTCTTGGGAACAGGATTTTGAGTATGATGGTAAAAAACATAAAGCAATAACAACGATTTCTAAATTGGAAAAAATGGGAGAGAAATATGTGGGGAATCCTATTTTTGAAGGACAGATTCAATATACTACTACAACAATAGTAAAAGGTATTGAAGGGTTTAAAGATAATATTTATAAAGAGGAGAGATCATATATTGCAGATAAGGGTCTAGTGGGATTTACTAAAACTCTTGGAATGTATAAAGATGAAAAAGGGCAGATGGTAGACTTTGGGTTTGATTTTGGATATGGACTAGGTATAATAAAAAGCACACCAGACGAACTTAAATCAGATCCACAGATTACCGAAAATTCTGTTGAAGAAACTAAAAAAGATACTAATTAAAATAATATTAAAAGAGGTGGAAACACCTCTTTTTTCATGTTTATAAGCAAAATATCTTTAAAACAGGATTTTAGAAACGATCTTCTTATATAGAAGGATAAAAAGAATTAAATATATAGAAATTGCCATATGCTAACATAGTGTATAGCAAATTCAATTTAAAACCGCTCAATTATCTTTAACTTGTATAAACTCACTTTACCTCATTTAATCTTATTTGACCTAAATATTCTTTTAATTTTTCTACAATTTATATTTTTTGATTTCTCTATAACTACTTCTTTTTTATATAATCTATAGCATTTTTATTCAAATTTCATTTAAAGATTTTTATATTCTTTTCTTTACTTGCTTACCCATTATGTTAAATTATTAAATAATATTCTTTGTTTTTAAAATAAAACACAAATGTTCTTAGGTTGCTTACCCATTAAGTTAAATAATAAAAACAGGAAGAATAGAATATTCACTAGAATTGCTTAAAGTTATGCACATTTAACTATATCTTTGAGTAGTTTTATAAACTAGATAATAGGAAATACAATTCTGTCATATGGTCTCTTATATCTTCTTACCCATTAATCAATGCATTATCCCTGTTTCCTCATATGTATAATTAAACACATGCAAAATTTTTATTTTACTATTTCTTTCATTCAATTGAAATAAATCGGGAGATTTGTAAAACATGTCAACAAATACTTTCTCTATCTCCTTCCCAATATTAATATCTGTTTTTTTAATAATTAATTCAGCAACTTCAGGGCTAACTCCTTTTGATTCATATATATAAAGCAAATCTGTTATTTTTTTGCAAATGTTCTTTAAAGCATGATATTTAAGTCTTTTCATTACTGCTTTAAAGTTGTTTTCTGTAAGGTTGGCCATTATGGTTGTATCCTTGATATCTAATAATTTTTCATCTATGCTTGCATTTACCATACAACATATTCTCTCCCTAAGTTCCAAATAACTCATTAATCCCCATCCCTTCCTTACCAATTAGACTAATTATACCATAATGTTCCTATGATAAAACACTAGAAGTTAAAAAACTGCCCATAGGAGATGGCAGCAGTTTTTACTGAATTAAATATTTTGTTATGTAGACATTGTTAACTTGTATCTGTAATTTACTCTCTATTTCTGTTTTCAACATTTCTTTTAATTGATCAGATGTTATGCTTAGAATTTCATTATAAGAGATATTGTTCATAAAAGAAGTGCAAACATCTAACAAATAAGTTTCAGATGTTAATATTTTCATAAATTCTATCCTGTTCGAGGTTGAAACTACAATTGAGGTGCTAACATAGTGTTTTTCATAACTTTCTTCAGTCTTTAAATTTGTTGTGATTTCTATAGGGCTAGATAGCCTTTCCTTATCAATATCATAAGCCATGTTTGTAGTAACTGGGCTTGGATTAGACCTACTAGCAATGAAGTTCTCTATTGGTTCTTTATATAAAATCAATACTATAGTAACAATTATGGCTATTACTCCTAATATTAAACCAGTTAATAGTGCTATTAGTCCCTTGTTGAGTTCCTTTTTTTCTCTCAATTTAGACATTCTACAAGACTCCTTTCAATTTTAGATTTATCTAATTTAATATAACATATGTTTTAAGTTATCTTTAAAATATGTGTTATTTTAAAAATACATAAAATGAATTAATTAAATACTGGAAATTTTAAATTTGATTTTAAAATAGTTGATTGTATATGATTTTAAAACAATATATTAAAGGTTGTTAATAAATAAATAAAGGAAGGTTGATTTTATGTGGGTTTGAAGAAACAAGTAGTCGAATTTATGATTATTATTGGAACGAAGAAAAGGAAGAATGTGAGTGTCCTAAATGTGATGGAATATTAGATGTCGAAAGATGGTAAAGATTAATGATTATAAAAGAAAGGCTGAGAGATTATGGGAAAAGAATCGGCACTTAAAAAATCGAATGTCTTAAGAAATGACCTAGAATTAATAAAAGAGAAAATTTAAAAAAGGTTGCAATGGATAATTTTCATTCCACCATAAATATGAGTGGATTGACAGAATTATTAATGCGAAAACGAGAATTAGAATTTGCTATCACCAAATTTTATACGTTTATTAATGTAGATATGTTTATTGCTAGAAAGAAGAATGTAAGTGAGTAGCATTCAAAGAAATATCGTGGAAGGATATGAAGATATTGCAACATCAAATTTAAAATATTCTGGAGTAAGCAAATGATACAAGTGCGAAAATTATAAAAGTGAAGGAGTGTGAAAGTATGGTTGAGGAAATTGTTATGGAGAAAGATGAAAGATATAGACTTTTAGAGGGATACTTAAGTGAGTTCGTTGAAAAACTTAATAAAATAGGCTTTGAGGTTTATGGGAGCACCACACATTTATCTATGATACTTGAAGTAAAAGACAAATAGTATCGTAATGCAAGTATATTGGGTACTTTGAAGGACATGCGACATTAATTAAGTTTGAGGAGGATAATGCAAACATGAAAAAAGTTTTTTTAGGTGGAACATGTAACGGAAGTGAATGGAGAGATTTTTTTATTAAAATGTTGACAATAGATTATTTTAATCCCGTAGTTGAGAATTGGACAGAAGAATGTATCCAAGAAGAAATAAAGCAAAGAGAAGAGTGTGATTATTGTTTATATGTTATAACTCCAAAAATGATAGGGGTTTACAGTATAGCAGAGGTAGTTGACGATAGTAATAAAAGACCAGAAAAAACAATATTTTGTTTACTGACTTATGAAAAAGATAGAACAACATTTACCAATGAACAATGGAAGTCCTTAAATCAAGTTGGTAAAATGGTTGAGAAAAATGGTGGAAAATATTTTACAGAACTGTACGAAGTGGCTAAATATCTGAACAGCAAGTCCAAGTATATAACGCAATTTGAAGATTATATGTAATAGAAAGGAAAGGGACATAAATGAAAAACGAAGTAAAGAAATGCTTAGAAAGAGTTAATTTAATATTTCCTAAGTCATTTATAAATCTAAGAGGAGAATTAATATTAGAGCCTAAGAACAATGTTTATTTCCGACTAGAAGATGTAAACACAGAACTTGATTTTAAATGTAAAGTGATAGCATGGCTATCAAGACATAGTTGCAAAGGCGTTAGTAATTATTGGCAAAAACGATTTTTAAAAGGTATAAATGAGTTTCTATGTACTGACTTTTCAAAAGAGGATATGAGAAAAATTTACACCACACTAGGAAACGATGCAAATAGAAAACTTTGTGTAAAGTTCATAGAATCGAACTATGATTTATCTTTATTAGAAATTGAATAAAGGCCATAGTATGAAAATTAGGCGAAGTAAGGAGGTTTAAAAATGTGGTATATAATCTTATTATTAATTTTAATGGTAGCCTCATTCTTTATTGGGCAATTAGGGTGTATGGATGTTTATAGACCATTAGGTTTTGCTATATTTACA
This Alkaliphilus sp. B6464 DNA region includes the following protein-coding sequences:
- the clpX gene encoding ATP-dependent Clp protease ATP-binding subunit ClpX; the protein is MTKVDDKCQFCGNHSDEYFPVLVQLGEGVANACRSCAIKIGIIEPSKEELLGGFEISSPKEIYNIIDEFVIGHKKAKKTLATEIFKHYLRLLNEDWLIENNKRVKKSNILMLGPTGVGKTYLAQTLANSIGVPFAIADATTLTETGYVGEDVENIIHTLLMQCDFDVKKAEVGIVYIDEIDKLAMKGENMSLTRDVSGEGVQEGLLKLLEGHKVRVPANGGRKHPQQQMIEVDTSNILFIAGGAFTGIEDIVKRRIKGKKELGFGANVSSNNVNYSDSEIRKMISVDDLLKYGFKREFVGRFPKIASLEYLEAEDLINILKARHGVLEEYEAIFELMNKKLFITNEALLEIANKALERETGARALKSIMEEIMEDILFEAPSEDAIEYIISDNDIKKFYNESLIKIA
- a CDS encoding 5'-3' exonuclease, which codes for MNKTVLIIDGTNIMHRNHFAYPEALTDGKGNRTGAIFGTIKHLKKFADELKPIQMYICTDISRNTFRTDIYSEYKATRGETDPALKAQMPLLEEFCEYANIPYLKMQGFEADDLIGSLAKNTAKFGFNPVVISGDKDVFQLIDEDINVMYVSQKGLVKYDLEQLKEKYSGLTPEQFLELKALMGDKSDNIPGVPNVGEKTGIKLLKEFGSIDEIYNRIDELKGKQRERLIENRDIAYLSKKLATIVTDLDLDYNNYFEVLTEIDFSFNNNEVQEFFKRLNIEQIK
- a CDS encoding DHH family phosphoesterase — protein: MNIHNQIVNLKAAAEGKRVLVIGHKITDVDSYISSILMANLLKKEGVNAKAILLIDYNNVDDITKLVVEKLRCEKLDREDVFDSDLLFLVDHNNPFESYKEARPNQIIGIVDHHQDEKTNAIFKRVEAAGSTTKIIYDIYNELKYELSYEDKIKILYSLAVDTCALMSSKAKNEDKELAQKLIKELNISMDTIKKDTIFETDLSKSPYGLLKNGFKEYDINGLRIGSCYVEYFGDTYEKIKKIDKIMKEMKKIVLNDVNFNGYVLIFKDFQMGKTRVYNIYNKKIIKMTFNYIASRGSTIMPIVREDITMHNLKPSKKLDFT
- a CDS encoding flagellar basal body-associated FliL family protein; its protein translation is MSKLREKKELNKGLIALLTGLILGVIAIIVTIVLILYKEPIENFIASRSNPSPVTTNMAYDIDKERLSSPIEITTNLKTEESYEKHYVSTSIVVSTSNRIEFMKILTSETYLLDVCTSFMNNISYNEILSITSDQLKEMLKTEIESKLQIQVNNVYITKYLIQ
- a CDS encoding nucleoside 2-deoxyribosyltransferase domain-containing protein; amino-acid sequence: MKKVFLGGTCNGSEWRDFFIKMLTIDYFNPVVENWTEECIQEEIKQREECDYCLYVITPKMIGVYSIAEVVDDSNKRPEKTIFCLLTYEKDRTTFTNEQWKSLNQVGKMVEKNGGKYFTELYEVAKYLNSKSKYITQFEDYM